The Actinomycetota bacterium genomic sequence ACGTGGGCACCATGGTCCAGGCGAAAGCACGGGCCAGCATTGCGCTCCTGAGGAGGCCGTCATGCGGGGGACTGCTGTCTTGGTTCATGGGATGTGGTCAAGTCCGGCTGACTGGCGGTGGGTCGCCGAACGCTTACGCGACAACGACGTCGAGGTTGTTGTCCCCGACCTACCGTCGCATCGAACAGGATCCGCTGGGCTGACGGCCGACGCCGCCGAGGTGCGCCGCATCATTGCGAGCGCTCGGCCGCCTGTCGTCGCCGTCGGCTGGTCGTACGGATGCGCCGTGATCGACGAAGCGGCGGCGGAGGAGCCGTCCGTCACGCATCTGGTGTACATCGCCGGCATCCCGAACCCGGATCCAGGCGTGTTCTCGCCGGCTGGATCCGAGCCGGAGGAAGACCCGCATATCCTGGTGTTCGACGACGGCACGTTCGTCCTCGATAACGACTGGTGGCTCGATGAAGAAGCCGGTACGACGATGCCAAGCCACGTCCTGGCGCATCTTCACGAGCACCCACGGCGTCCGGCGAGTTCGGCGACATGGTCCGACCCCTCTACCGCCGCAGCGTGGGAGTCCATCCCCGTGACCTTCATTATCGGACGGTTTGACGACCTGGTCCCGAGCGACCGGGTGACCTGGGCCGAGCGTCATTTTGAGGTCCGGACACTGGATTGCGACCACTTCATCATCTTTCGGGAGGCAGGATTCGTCGCCGATGTTGTGATCGAGAAGCTCGACGATGCGCGTCGGTCAGGCATGACCAGCGACGGATCGAGAGAGCCTGCGTAGCGACACGTTGTCGTCCAGGTCAGGGCACTGAGTAATCGCGCGAGATGACGGTGCAGGCTCGTCGATGCTACCCGGCTCAGCGGTGAAGCTGGCACGCCCCGCCGGTCAGGCCGGCAGGCCGCCCACGCGGTCGGCCACTGGATATCGGCACCACGTATTCCACGATGTCGCTCCTCTTGACGAGAAGCGGGCATCGCATCGCCTCGGTGGGCGGCCCGGGCTGGCTATGGTCCGGCGTGCGGGTGTTCAGCGCTTGGTCGACTTCTTGGCCGTACCGGCGGCCTTCTCGGTCTCCTTCTGGACTGACTCGCCGATCGCGGTGGTGGCGCCAAGCACGCTGTGGGCCAGCTCGCGCTGGGCGTTCAGGAGCTGGGCGGCGAAGTCGAACACCGAGTCGACGACCTCGGCCGGGCTGGGCAGCTGGTCGGTGCGGGGCAAGGCGCTCTGGCCAGTGCCCGGCACGAGCTGCTGAATGGTCTCGGTCCAAGCGCGCATGCCGTCGATGACGGCCTCCTGGCTCTTGCGGATGCCGTCGAGGACCTGGGTCTGGATCTCCTGGGTGGGGTCCTTTTCCGTTGGCATGAGACGGATCCTCCTCCGCCGGGTGGTGCC encodes the following:
- a CDS encoding alpha/beta hydrolase codes for the protein MRGTAVLVHGMWSSPADWRWVAERLRDNDVEVVVPDLPSHRTGSAGLTADAAEVRRIIASARPPVVAVGWSYGCAVIDEAAAEEPSVTHLVYIAGIPNPDPGVFSPAGSEPEEDPHILVFDDGTFVLDNDWWLDEEAGTTMPSHVLAHLHEHPRRPASSATWSDPSTAAAWESIPVTFIIGRFDDLVPSDRVTWAERHFEVRTLDCDHFIIFREAGFVADVVIEKLDDARRSGMTSDGSREPA